The following proteins are encoded in a genomic region of Candidatus Obscuribacterales bacterium:
- the rpoD gene encoding RNA polymerase sigma factor RpoD, which translates to MTQANNVLETIEQPANELDLLLGGEQESDGMYDEPIEDEEDAKVAKGKTTRRRTQSKKKHYTEDSIRLYLQEIGRIRLLRADEEIELARKIADLLELERIREKLMDDLAREPADHEWAKAVDMELPKFRQRLHLGRRAKDKMVQSNLRLVVSIAKKYMNRGLSFQDLIQEGSLGLIRAAEKFDHEKGYKFSTYATWWIRQAITRAIADQSRTIRLPVHLYETISRIKKTTKLLSQEMGRKPTEEEIATRMEMTIEKLRFIAKSAQLPISLETPIGKEEDSRLGDFIESDGETPEDQVSKSLLREDLEGVLGTLSPRERDVLRLRYGLDDGRMKTLEEIGQIFNVTRERIRQIEAKALRKLRHPNRNSVLKEYIR; encoded by the coding sequence ATGACTCAGGCTAACAACGTACTTGAAACGATTGAACAGCCAGCCAATGAGCTAGATCTCCTACTGGGTGGAGAGCAAGAAAGCGATGGCATGTATGACGAACCAATAGAAGATGAGGAAGATGCGAAGGTTGCCAAAGGCAAAACCACTCGTCGTCGTACCCAGTCTAAGAAAAAGCACTACACCGAAGACTCGATTCGGCTGTATTTGCAAGAAATTGGACGAATTCGCCTACTGCGGGCTGATGAAGAAATTGAGTTGGCACGGAAGATTGCTGATCTGTTGGAGCTAGAGCGCATCCGCGAGAAGCTGATGGACGACCTTGCCCGTGAGCCAGCCGATCACGAATGGGCCAAGGCTGTAGACATGGAACTTCCCAAGTTCCGGCAGCGGCTGCACCTTGGGCGACGTGCCAAGGACAAAATGGTGCAATCGAACCTACGGCTTGTGGTGTCGATCGCCAAGAAATATATGAACCGAGGCCTATCATTTCAGGATCTGATCCAAGAAGGTAGCTTAGGGTTGATTCGGGCCGCTGAGAAATTTGATCACGAAAAGGGATACAAATTCTCGACCTATGCCACCTGGTGGATCCGGCAGGCCATCACGCGGGCGATCGCCGATCAATCGAGAACCATCCGTCTTCCTGTTCACCTATACGAGACCATTTCTCGCATAAAGAAAACCACCAAGCTGCTGTCTCAAGAAATGGGACGCAAGCCAACAGAGGAAGAGATCGCCACTCGCATGGAAATGACCATCGAGAAGCTGCGGTTTATTGCCAAATCTGCTCAGCTTCCCATCTCCTTAGAAACACCCATTGGTAAGGAAGAAGACTCACGTCTGGGCGACTTCATTGAGTCTGATGGGGAAACCCCAGAGGATCAAGTCTCCAAGAGTCTCCTGCGGGAAGATCTAGAGGGTGTTTTGGGTACCCTCAGCCCTCGGGAGCGCGATGTGTTGCGCCTCCGCTATGGGTTGGATGATGGACGGATGAAGACCCTAGAGGAAATCGGTCAAATCTTCAACGTAACTCGGGAGCGCATTCGCCAAATTGAAGCGAAGGCTCTGCGGAAGCTCCGCCATCCCAATCGCAACAGCGTCTTGAAGGAATATATCCGTTAG
- a CDS encoding histidine kinase, whose amino-acid sequence MSQAIHLRNHPFRFLLFLEWGLVAIALLSQLAPSHGPGHSHGSPSLLGLVSTLIIGLMGIRLPARPWAKIAYTALEFGLILLTPSMSFHRMRLFPLLYLVVIIRSCLMFSIQGRLIVSGLTYGLFAALLHLRLGQLDLPLRGQERIRGLLGTASLTIMVLFALVLLFVLLMVNALLAERHSREQLVLANQRLRDYALQVEDLAMTQERNRIARDIHDSLGHSLTALNIQLEGAIKLWQRDPPQAQQFLQEAKRLGSTSLQDVRQSVASIRRDPLAQQSLEEAIAALLKTTQQTIGIQPTFHIQLDAPIPAPVQTVLYRIAQEALTNVWKHAQATAIALNLR is encoded by the coding sequence ATGTCGCAAGCCATTCACCTCCGCAATCATCCGTTCCGCTTTTTGTTGTTCCTAGAGTGGGGATTAGTGGCGATCGCCCTCTTGAGTCAACTAGCTCCATCCCATGGCCCTGGCCATAGTCACGGATCACCGTCTCTCCTGGGTTTAGTTAGCACCTTGATAATTGGCCTAATGGGGATTCGCTTGCCCGCCCGTCCTTGGGCAAAAATTGCCTATACTGCCCTTGAATTTGGTCTGATCCTGCTTACACCCAGCATGAGTTTCCATCGAATGCGGCTATTTCCACTGCTCTACCTGGTGGTGATCATCCGCAGTTGTTTGATGTTTTCCATCCAAGGACGGTTGATAGTCAGTGGTCTGACCTACGGGTTATTTGCAGCCCTGTTGCATCTGCGTTTGGGACAACTGGATTTACCGTTGCGGGGGCAAGAACGGATTCGTGGTTTGCTGGGCACGGCATCTCTGACGATCATGGTGCTCTTTGCCCTGGTGCTGCTCTTTGTCTTGCTGATGGTGAATGCTCTCTTGGCCGAGCGCCACAGTCGAGAACAGTTGGTGCTTGCCAATCAACGCCTGCGAGACTATGCCCTGCAGGTGGAAGATCTAGCCATGACCCAGGAACGCAATCGCATCGCTCGGGATATCCACGACTCCCTAGGACATTCCCTCACCGCTCTAAATATTCAGCTCGAAGGAGCCATTAAGCTCTGGCAGCGCGATCCGCCCCAAGCCCAACAGTTCCTACAGGAGGCCAAGCGCCTCGGTTCCACCAGCCTGCAGGATGTGCGTCAATCGGTGGCATCTATTCGTCGCGATCCCTTAGCTCAGCAGTCGTTGGAAGAGGCGATCGCCGCTCTGCTCAAAACAACGCAGCAAACAATAGGCATTCAACCCACCTTCCACATACAGCTTGACGCGCCTATTCCTGCACCTGTTCAGACCGTCCTGTATCGCATCGCTCAAGAAGCACTGACCAATGTGTGGAAACATGCTCAAGCCACTGCGATCGCCCTAAATCTCCGC